The Euphorbia lathyris chromosome 3, ddEupLath1.1, whole genome shotgun sequence genome contains a region encoding:
- the LOC136223823 gene encoding aspartyl protease AED3-like, which yields MKTHLLLLLLVLPLSHTLQTPQCDKPSHGSDLQVFHIYSPCSPFRPAKPLSWEESVLQMQAKDQARLQYLSSLVAGKSVVPIASGRQIIQSPTYIVKAKIGTPAQTLLMAMDTSNDAAWIPCSGCVGCSSSTVFDSVKSTSFKSVGCGAAQCKQVPNPTCSGSACQFNMTYGSSSLAANLSRDTLTLATDPIPGYTFGCISKATGTSVPPQGLLGLGRGPLSLMSQTQSLYKSTFSYCLPNFRAPNFSGSLRLGPTAQPVRIKTTPLLKNPRRSSLYYVNLMAIRVGRRVVDIPPAALAFDPVTGAGTIFDSGTVFTRLVAPVYNAVRDAYRKRIGNATVTSLGGFDTCYSAPIVSPTITFMFPGMNVTMPPDNLLIHSTAGGLSCLAMAAAPDNVNSVLNVIANMQQQNHRILFDVPNSRLGVARERCT from the exons ATGAAAACCcatcttctcctcctcctccttgtCCTCCCCCTCTCTCATACCCTCCAAACCCCCCAATGTGACAAACCCAGCCATGGCTCAGACCTCCAAGTGTTCCACATATACAGCCCATGTTCACCATTCAGGCCAGCCAAGCCATTATCCTGGGAAGAAAGTGTGCTCCAAATGCAGGCCAAAGACCAGGCTAGACTGCAGTATTTGTCTAGCCTTGTGGCTGGGAAATCTGTGGTCCCAATTGCTTCTGGGAGGCAGATAATTCAGAGCCCAACTTATATTGTTAAGGCTAAAATTGGAACTCCTGCTCAGACTTTGCTTATGGCTATGGATACTAGTAATGATGCTGCTTGGATTCCTTGTTCTGGTTGTGTTGGGTGTTCTTCTTCTACTGTTTTTGATTCTGTTAAATCTACTTCTTTTAAATCTGTTGGGTGTGGTGCTGCTCAGTGTAAACAG GTACCCAACCCCACTTGCAGCGGCAGCGCGTGTCAATTCAACATGACCTACGGCAGCTCATCACTTGCCGCTAATCTCTCTAGGGACACACTTACTCTCGCCACGGACCCAATCCCCGGCTACACATTTGGGTGCATTTCAAAGGCCACAGGCACATCTGTCCCTCCACAAGGGCTATTAGGCCTCGGCAGAGGACCTTTATCACTAATGTCCCAAACTCAAAGTTTATATAAATCAACATTTTCTTATTGCTTGCCTAATTTTAGGGCACCTAATTTTTCTGGGTCACTTAGACTTGGACCTACTGCTCAGCCTGTGAGGATTAAGACTACACCTTTGCTTAAAAATCCGAGGAGGTCTTCACTTTATTATGTTAATTTGATGGCTATTAGAGTTGGGAGAAGAGTTGTTGATATTCCTCCGGCTGCTTTGGCTTTCGATCCCGTCACCGGTGCCGGGACTATCTTCGATTCCG GCACGGTATTCACCCGACTAGTTGCCCCGGTCTACAACGCCGTTCGTGATGCATACCGAAAACGAATTGGCAACGCAACCGTGACATCCCTAGGTGGATTCGACACATGTTACTCCGCACCCATTGTCTCGCCGACCATAACATTCATGTTTCCCGGCATGAACGTGACAATGCCGCCGGACAACCTACTGATCCACAGCACGGCGGGTGGGCTCTCGTGCTTGGCGATGGCTGCGGCACCGGACAATGTGAATTCGGTACTGAATGTGATAGCAAACATGCAGCAACAGAACCATAGGATTCTATTTGATGTGCCCAATTCAAGGCTGGGTGTGGCACGTGAGCGATGCAcgtga